One genomic segment of Bradyrhizobium diazoefficiens includes these proteins:
- the cyoA gene encoding ubiquinol oxidase subunit II, with protein sequence MSRLKILALLPLAVALSGCNYIVLAPAGDIAAQQRDLVIISTVLMLLIVVPVMALTVLFAWRYRQSNNSARYEPEWDHSTKLELVIWSAPLLIIICLGALTWMGTHLLDPYRTLGRIHADRAIDQSKAPLEVDVVALDWKWLFIYPDYGIASVNDLAAPVDRPINFRITASSVMNSFYIPALAGQIYAMPGMETKLHAVVNHAGTYKGFSANYSGAGFSGMHFNFQGLDDKGFDAWVAQAKSAGGSLGRTEYLQLEKPSENEPVRRYGTVDADLYRLILNMCVETGKMCASEMMAIDAKGGNGHEGLNNTLPLTYDKYARRGSPFGPEPTFVAGTCTPDAPQGAATTAAIKAPVDTAPLIGAGLKRPTFAPLKSSSFFLGQRPRSDS encoded by the coding sequence GTGTCCCGTCTCAAGATCCTGGCGCTGCTACCCCTGGCAGTTGCGCTCAGTGGCTGCAACTACATCGTGCTGGCGCCAGCCGGCGACATCGCTGCCCAGCAGCGCGACCTCGTCATCATCTCCACCGTCCTGATGCTCCTGATCGTCGTCCCCGTGATGGCGCTGACGGTGCTGTTCGCCTGGCGCTACCGCCAGTCCAACAATTCGGCCCGCTACGAGCCGGAATGGGATCACTCGACCAAGCTCGAGCTGGTGATCTGGTCGGCACCGCTGCTGATCATCATTTGCCTCGGCGCGCTGACCTGGATGGGCACGCATCTGCTCGATCCCTATCGCACGCTCGGCCGCATCCACGCCGATCGCGCGATCGACCAGTCGAAGGCCCCGCTCGAGGTCGACGTCGTCGCGCTCGACTGGAAGTGGCTCTTCATCTATCCGGACTATGGCATCGCCAGCGTCAACGACCTGGCGGCACCGGTCGATCGTCCGATCAATTTCCGCATCACCGCCTCCTCGGTGATGAACTCGTTCTACATCCCCGCGCTGGCCGGCCAGATCTACGCGATGCCCGGCATGGAGACCAAGCTCCACGCCGTCGTGAACCACGCCGGCACCTACAAGGGCTTCTCGGCGAACTACAGCGGCGCCGGCTTCTCCGGCATGCACTTCAACTTCCAGGGCCTCGACGACAAGGGCTTTGACGCCTGGGTCGCGCAGGCCAAATCGGCCGGCGGCTCGCTCGGCCGCACCGAATATCTCCAGCTCGAGAAGCCCAGCGAGAACGAGCCGGTGCGGCGCTACGGCACCGTCGATGCCGATCTCTACCGCCTGATCCTCAACATGTGCGTCGAGACCGGCAAGATGTGCGCGAGCGAGATGATGGCGATCGACGCCAAGGGCGGCAACGGCCATGAGGGCCTGAACAACACCCTGCCGCTCACCTATGACAAATACGCCCGCCGCGGCAGTCCGTTCGGGCCGGAGCCGACCTTCGTCGCCGGCACCTGCACACCGGATGCGCCGCAAGGCGCCGCGACCACGGCCGCGATCAAGGCCCCCGTCGACACGGCGCCGCTCATTGGCGCCGGTCTGAAGCGACCGACCTTCGCGCCGCTGAAGTCCTCGTCCTTCTTCCTCGGACAACGTCCCAGGTCCGACTCCTGA
- a CDS encoding MFS transporter, producing MATAQTPAMADLHSGEHGHDQASPGEIAIGVIIGRTSEFFDFFVFAIASVIVFPRLVFPFTSELTGTLYSFMIFALAFMARPIGTVIFMIVDREYGKTAKLVSALFLLGTATVALAFLPGYRDIGSAAIWLLALARIAQGLAWGGAWDGMASLLALNAPPSKRGWYAMVPQLGAPLGLIVASALFAYFAGNLSADDFFDWGWRYPFFVAFAINVVALFARLRMVTTEEYATLFETRELQPARISETVAREGQNIMLGAFAPLASFALFHMVTVFPLSWVFLFTRESPVRFLIIEIVAAVFGVAAIVISGIIADRVGRKSLLMGSAIAIAIYSGFAPQLLDAGAFGETIYMVIGFILLGLSFGQSSGAIASNFRQAYRYTASALTSDMAWLFGAGFAPLVALLLATNLGVIASGAYLLSGAFWTLLALWLSGQREAGDMDAGG from the coding sequence ATGGCGACGGCACAGACCCCCGCAATGGCAGACCTCCACTCGGGCGAGCATGGCCACGACCAGGCCAGTCCCGGCGAGATCGCCATCGGCGTCATCATCGGCCGCACCTCGGAATTCTTCGACTTCTTCGTCTTCGCGATCGCCTCGGTGATCGTGTTTCCGCGCCTGGTCTTCCCGTTCACGAGCGAGCTGACCGGCACCCTTTATTCCTTCATGATCTTCGCGCTGGCCTTCATGGCCCGCCCGATCGGCACCGTCATCTTCATGATTGTCGACCGGGAGTACGGCAAGACGGCCAAGCTGGTCTCGGCGCTGTTCCTGCTCGGCACCGCCACCGTCGCGCTCGCGTTCCTGCCCGGCTATCGCGACATCGGCAGTGCGGCGATCTGGCTCTTGGCGCTGGCGCGTATCGCGCAGGGCCTGGCCTGGGGCGGCGCCTGGGACGGCATGGCTTCGCTGCTGGCGCTGAACGCGCCGCCGTCCAAGCGCGGCTGGTACGCGATGGTGCCGCAGCTCGGGGCTCCGCTCGGATTGATCGTGGCGAGCGCGCTGTTTGCCTATTTCGCCGGCAACCTCTCGGCCGACGATTTCTTCGATTGGGGCTGGCGCTATCCGTTCTTCGTCGCCTTCGCCATCAACGTCGTGGCGCTGTTCGCGCGGCTGCGCATGGTGACGACGGAGGAATATGCCACGCTGTTCGAGACCCGCGAATTGCAGCCCGCGCGCATCTCCGAGACCGTCGCGCGCGAGGGCCAGAACATCATGCTCGGGGCGTTCGCGCCGCTGGCGAGCTTCGCGCTGTTCCACATGGTCACGGTGTTTCCGCTGTCCTGGGTGTTCCTGTTCACCCGCGAAAGCCCGGTGCGCTTCCTGATCATCGAGATTGTCGCTGCCGTGTTCGGCGTCGCCGCGATCGTGATCTCGGGCATCATCGCCGACCGCGTCGGCCGCAAGTCGCTCTTGATGGGATCGGCAATCGCGATCGCGATCTACAGCGGCTTCGCCCCGCAGCTGCTCGATGCCGGCGCGTTCGGCGAGACCATCTACATGGTGATCGGCTTCATCCTGCTCGGCCTGTCGTTCGGCCAGTCCTCGGGCGCGATCGCCTCGAACTTCAGGCAGGCCTACCGCTACACGGCCTCGGCGCTGACCTCGGACATGGCCTGGCTGTTCGGTGCCGGCTTCGCGCCGCTCGTCGCACTGCTGCTCGCCACCAATCTCGGCGTCATCGCCTCGGGTGCGTATCTGCTGTCAGGCGCGTTCTGGACCCTGCTTGCGCTCTGGCTCAGCGGCCAGCGCGAAGCCGGCGACATGGACGCGGGCGGTTAG
- a CDS encoding M48 family metalloprotease, with product MNRFQTAAAPPTVAMPKPKPAVAQTPATEKEHERILASYGGTYDDPRLEALVSKTVDRLVAASDRPDQGYKVTILNSGAVNAFALPNGQLYVTRGLLALASDTSELSSVLSHEMAHVLSKHAAMREDQARQAAIVTRVVTDMSTDPDLTALALAKTKLTMASFSRNQEFEADAMGVGISAKAHFDPYGAARFLSAMERNAELKAGKTSLDPRAQDFTSSHPATPERVQNAQAIARQYTAPEGAERDRESYLAAIDNLVYGEDPSEGFVRGRRFLHPKLGFTFQAPDNFTLDNTAQAVIGVRDGGSQAMRFDVVRVPAEQSLGDYLNSGWMEGVEKASTEDLTINGFPAASATAKGDQWQFKVYALRFGSDVYRFIFAARQKSTESERNARETVNSFRRLTLDEIQAARPLRIKVITVQPGDTVESLSHRMAGVDHPAERFRVLNGLDRSAQVKVRDRVKIVAD from the coding sequence ATGAACCGGTTCCAGACTGCGGCCGCTCCGCCGACCGTGGCGATGCCCAAGCCGAAGCCGGCCGTCGCGCAGACTCCTGCCACCGAGAAGGAGCATGAGCGGATCCTGGCGAGCTACGGCGGCACCTATGACGACCCCAGGCTCGAGGCGCTCGTCAGCAAGACCGTCGACCGGCTCGTCGCCGCGTCCGACCGTCCCGACCAGGGCTACAAGGTCACCATCCTCAATTCCGGCGCGGTGAACGCCTTCGCGCTGCCGAACGGCCAGCTCTATGTCACCCGCGGACTGCTTGCGCTCGCGAGCGATACCTCGGAATTGTCCTCGGTGCTGAGCCACGAGATGGCGCATGTGCTGTCCAAGCACGCGGCGATGCGCGAGGACCAGGCCCGCCAGGCTGCGATCGTCACCCGCGTCGTCACTGACATGAGCACCGATCCCGACCTCACCGCGCTCGCGCTCGCCAAGACCAAGCTCACCATGGCGAGCTTTTCGCGAAACCAGGAGTTCGAGGCTGACGCCATGGGCGTCGGCATCTCCGCCAAGGCCCATTTCGACCCTTATGGTGCTGCACGGTTTCTTTCGGCGATGGAGCGCAATGCCGAGCTGAAAGCCGGCAAGACCTCGCTCGATCCGCGCGCGCAGGATTTCACCTCATCGCATCCGGCAACGCCGGAGCGCGTCCAGAACGCGCAGGCCATCGCGCGGCAATATACTGCCCCTGAAGGCGCCGAGCGCGACCGCGAGAGCTATCTCGCCGCGATCGACAATCTCGTCTATGGCGAAGATCCCAGCGAAGGCTTTGTCCGCGGCCGCCGTTTTCTGCATCCCAAGCTCGGCTTCACCTTCCAGGCGCCGGACAATTTTACGCTCGACAATACCGCGCAGGCTGTGATCGGCGTGCGCGACGGCGGCTCGCAGGCGATGCGCTTCGATGTCGTGCGCGTGCCAGCCGAGCAGTCGCTCGGCGATTACCTCAATTCAGGCTGGATGGAGGGCGTCGAGAAGGCATCGACCGAGGACCTCACCATCAACGGTTTTCCGGCGGCGTCCGCCACCGCCAAGGGCGACCAATGGCAGTTCAAGGTCTATGCGCTGCGGTTCGGCAGCGATGTCTACCGCTTCATCTTCGCGGCACGGCAGAAATCGACCGAGAGCGAGCGCAACGCGCGCGAGACCGTCAATTCATTCCGCCGCCTGACGCTCGACGAGATCCAGGCCGCGCGCCCGCTGCGCATCAAAGTCATCACCGTGCAGCCCGGCGATACCGTGGAATCGCTCTCGCACCGCATGGCCGGCGTCGATCATCCCGCCGAGCGGTTTCGTGTGCTGAACGGACTCGATCGCTCCGCGCAGGTGAAGGTGCGCGACCGCGTGAAGATCGTCGCGGATTGA
- a CDS encoding thermonuclease family protein, translating into MFSVKRNEAPSRSTARELRSTRNATSPGHVTQRLRLIVASFLLVGHAALAAPCQFDTQGEGRVATIVDARSVRLDDGREVRLTGIEATATTKQALTSLLVGRDVILRGTDDTPDRYGRQGALVFIGESDMSVQALLLAQGDALVSAEITDKDCAAVLMSSEAEARRQKKGSWADLSAIKNAESPDDILAGIGRFMVVEGKVLSVRQAGATTYLNFGRSWTRGFAVTISKRVLPAFETAGIALKSLENRRIRVRGWVEGNTGPRIDVRLIGQVELLGANEPTGVRP; encoded by the coding sequence ATGTTTTCCGTAAAACGGAACGAAGCCCCTTCGCGCTCCACCGCGCGTGAGTTAAGGTCGACGCGTAACGCAACCTCTCCGGGTCACGTGACGCAACGGCTTCGTCTCATCGTCGCATCCTTTCTCCTCGTGGGTCACGCCGCGCTGGCCGCGCCGTGCCAATTCGACACGCAGGGCGAAGGACGCGTCGCCACGATTGTCGATGCGCGCAGCGTGCGTCTCGACGACGGCCGCGAGGTGCGCCTCACCGGCATCGAGGCGACCGCAACGACGAAGCAGGCGCTGACTTCTCTGCTCGTCGGCCGCGACGTGATCCTGCGCGGCACTGACGACACGCCCGATCGCTATGGCCGGCAGGGCGCGCTCGTGTTCATCGGCGAGAGCGACATGTCCGTGCAGGCCCTGCTGCTCGCCCAAGGGGACGCCCTCGTCTCCGCCGAGATCACCGACAAGGACTGCGCGGCGGTCCTGATGTCGTCGGAGGCCGAGGCGCGGCGCCAAAAAAAGGGCAGTTGGGCTGACCTGTCGGCCATAAAAAACGCGGAAAGTCCGGACGATATTTTGGCCGGGATCGGGCGCTTTATGGTGGTCGAGGGCAAAGTCCTGTCGGTCCGGCAAGCTGGGGCAACGACCTACCTCAACTTCGGACGAAGCTGGACACGCGGCTTTGCCGTGACTATTTCAAAGCGCGTGCTGCCGGCGTTCGAAACCGCCGGAATCGCCCTCAAGTCCTTGGAAAATCGTCGTATTCGAGTTCGGGGCTGGGTCGAGGGGAATACGGGGCCGCGGATCGATGTGCGCCTCATCGGACAGGTCGAATTGCTGGGCGCAAACGAGCCGACAGGGGTAAGGCCTTAG
- a CDS encoding ABC transporter substrate-binding protein, with product MKHILSGIFAAAFALSASAAAQAQDKPPLKIGGILDMSSLYADITGAGSETAAKMAVEDFGGEVLGRKIQVLAADHLNKADLSANIARDMIDNQGVEMIYDVAASATALAAGEIAKARNKIIMFNGPGSIRLTNEACGPYTVHYVFDTFAQANVTGLAAVKSGLDTWFFLTADYAFGQDLEKDTSAVVTKTGGKVLGSVRHPLNTSDFSSFLLQAQASKAKVIGLANAGGDTVNAIKQSAEFGIMKGGQKLSPLLAFVTDIDSIGLETAQGLLLAEAFYWDLNDETRAFSKRFQERMKRPPTSAQAGVYSSVTHYLKAVKAAGTTDAAAVMKVMKETPINDFFAHGGRIREDGRMIHDMYLFEVKKPSESKGRWDDYKLLATVPGSEAFQSLEQSRCPLVKK from the coding sequence ATGAAGCATATTTTGTCGGGCATTTTTGCCGCAGCGTTTGCCCTCAGTGCGAGCGCCGCGGCACAGGCCCAGGACAAGCCGCCGCTGAAGATTGGCGGCATTCTCGACATGTCGAGCCTTTACGCCGACATCACCGGCGCCGGCAGTGAGACCGCAGCCAAGATGGCCGTCGAGGATTTTGGCGGCGAGGTGCTCGGACGCAAGATCCAGGTGCTGGCGGCCGACCATCTCAACAAGGCCGACCTGTCCGCCAACATTGCCCGCGACATGATCGACAACCAGGGCGTCGAGATGATCTACGACGTCGCGGCGTCCGCGACCGCGCTTGCCGCCGGCGAGATCGCGAAGGCGCGCAACAAGATCATCATGTTCAACGGCCCGGGCTCGATCCGTCTCACCAACGAGGCCTGCGGACCCTACACGGTGCATTACGTGTTCGACACCTTCGCCCAGGCCAACGTGACCGGCCTTGCCGCGGTGAAGTCCGGCCTCGACACCTGGTTCTTCCTCACCGCGGACTACGCCTTCGGCCAGGACCTGGAGAAGGACACCAGCGCCGTCGTCACCAAGACCGGCGGCAAGGTGCTCGGCAGCGTGCGCCATCCGCTCAACACGTCGGACTTTTCGTCGTTCCTGCTCCAGGCCCAGGCTTCGAAAGCCAAGGTGATCGGGCTCGCCAATGCGGGCGGTGATACCGTCAACGCCATCAAGCAGTCGGCGGAGTTCGGGATCATGAAGGGCGGCCAGAAACTGTCGCCATTGCTCGCCTTCGTCACCGACATCGACTCGATCGGGCTGGAAACGGCGCAGGGCCTGCTGCTCGCGGAAGCGTTCTACTGGGACCTCAATGACGAGACCCGCGCCTTCTCGAAGCGCTTTCAGGAGCGCATGAAGCGGCCGCCGACCTCCGCGCAGGCCGGCGTCTATTCCTCCGTCACGCATTACCTGAAGGCCGTGAAGGCCGCCGGCACGACAGACGCCGCCGCGGTGATGAAGGTGATGAAGGAGACGCCGATCAACGACTTCTTCGCTCACGGCGGCAGGATCCGCGAGGACGGCCGCATGATCCACGACATGTACCTGTTCGAGGTGAAGAAGCCGTCGGAGTCCAAGGGCCGCTGGGACGACTACAAGCTGCTCGCCACCGTGCCCGGCAGCGAGGCGTTCCAGTCGCTGGAGCAGTCGCGCTGCCCGCTGGTGAAGAAATGA
- a CDS encoding enoyl-CoA hydratase: MNDMVLQKLEGGLLTITMNRPERKNALNPEMVAGLVEAARRAADDPEVRAVLFKGAGGSFCVGGDVKSMAAGRAPLPFEVKMANLRRGMEVSRILHQMPKPVVAQLDGAAAGAGLSMALSCDLRIASESCKITTAFAKVGFSGDYGGTYFLTQLLGSARARELYLMSPVLTAKEAHAIGMVTKVVPDAEIDAAAHELALSLAQGPSIALGFIKRNINNAEHLPLEDCFDGEAIHHTRCSDTEDHKEAAKAFVEKRKPTFKGA, translated from the coding sequence ATGAACGACATGGTCCTGCAAAAGCTCGAAGGCGGGCTGCTCACCATCACCATGAACCGGCCCGAACGGAAGAATGCGCTGAATCCCGAGATGGTCGCCGGCCTTGTCGAAGCGGCACGGCGCGCGGCCGACGATCCGGAGGTGCGGGCGGTGCTGTTCAAGGGCGCAGGCGGCTCGTTCTGCGTCGGCGGCGACGTCAAATCGATGGCGGCAGGCCGCGCCCCGCTGCCATTCGAGGTGAAGATGGCGAACCTGCGCCGCGGCATGGAGGTCTCGCGCATCCTGCACCAGATGCCGAAGCCCGTGGTGGCGCAGCTCGATGGTGCAGCAGCTGGTGCCGGCCTGTCGATGGCGCTGTCGTGCGACCTGCGCATTGCCAGCGAATCCTGCAAGATTACGACCGCTTTCGCCAAGGTCGGTTTTTCCGGCGATTACGGCGGCACTTATTTTCTCACCCAGCTGCTCGGCAGCGCGCGGGCGCGGGAGCTCTATCTGATGTCGCCGGTGCTGACCGCGAAGGAAGCGCATGCGATCGGCATGGTGACCAAGGTCGTGCCCGACGCCGAGATCGATGCCGCCGCGCACGAACTTGCGTTGTCGCTGGCGCAAGGGCCGTCGATCGCGCTCGGCTTCATCAAGCGCAACATCAACAATGCCGAGCATCTGCCGCTGGAGGACTGTTTCGATGGCGAAGCGATCCACCACACCCGCTGCAGCGATACCGAGGATCACAAGGAGGCTGCAAAGGCCTTCGTCGAGAAGCGCAAGCCGACGTTCAAGGGCGCATGA